The Vibrio nitrifigilis genome window below encodes:
- a CDS encoding chemotaxis protein CheX: MRAEFVNPFLASLMNVLKTMASLELKPQKPRLKKDEIARGDISGLIGMVGPQTRGSMSITFDEALAFEIMQNMLGERPNGINEEVTDMVGEITNMVTGGAKRILAESGFDFDMATPVVVSGKGHTIRHKCEGSIILMPFASPWGNAFIEICFE, translated from the coding sequence ATGCGCGCTGAATTTGTGAATCCGTTTTTAGCTTCTTTAATGAATGTGCTAAAGACCATGGCTTCCTTGGAATTGAAGCCACAAAAACCTCGTCTGAAGAAAGATGAGATTGCTCGAGGGGATATCTCCGGGCTTATTGGTATGGTTGGCCCACAAACCCGAGGCTCAATGTCTATTACTTTTGACGAAGCCTTAGCCTTTGAAATTATGCAAAATATGTTAGGTGAACGCCCTAATGGCATCAATGAAGAAGTCACTGATATGGTTGGTGAAATCACCAACATGGTAACAGGCGGAGCTAAGCGTATTTTGGCTGAAAGTGGATTCGATTTCGATATGGCAACCCCTGTTGTCGTATCAGGTAAAGGCCATACTATTCGCCATAAATGTGAAGGTTCAATTATTTTAATGCCATTTGCCTCCCCTTGGGGTAATGCATTTATAGAAATCTGCTTTGAGTAA
- a CDS encoding phospholipase A, with translation MKVSLTILLLSYIVSSAVYAADTTTNDTDDSLVDERTKEEHKVMDNPFVIMPHKANYLLPVTYNPHPNNKPFRDDDEYADSLDNFEAKFQISFKMPLAIDLVGDGDLYFAYTNQSWWQVYNKDSSAPFRETVHEPELFLLFDNDWEVAGFKNSYWMVGADHQSNGRSSTLSRSWNRLYGSMIFDKGPLALSTKVWWRIPESEKSSPTDATGDDNPDITHYMGNFELTGLYGVGEQRYSFMFRNNLEKHNRAALELTWSYPIHRNLRAYVQYFNGYGESLIDYNVHTQRIGVGIALNDLL, from the coding sequence ATGAAGGTATCTTTAACGATATTACTGCTGTCTTATATAGTCTCTAGTGCTGTGTATGCTGCTGATACAACGACAAATGATACTGATGATTCGTTAGTCGATGAGAGAACAAAAGAAGAACACAAAGTGATGGATAATCCTTTCGTGATTATGCCACACAAAGCTAACTACCTTTTACCTGTTACTTATAACCCTCACCCTAATAACAAGCCTTTTCGCGATGATGATGAATACGCTGATTCACTAGATAATTTTGAGGCCAAGTTTCAAATCTCTTTTAAAATGCCTCTTGCTATTGATCTTGTGGGTGATGGTGACTTGTACTTCGCCTATACCAACCAGTCATGGTGGCAGGTATACAATAAAGACAGTTCTGCGCCATTTCGTGAAACCGTCCATGAACCAGAACTATTTTTATTGTTTGATAATGATTGGGAAGTCGCTGGATTTAAAAATTCTTACTGGATGGTCGGTGCTGATCATCAGTCTAATGGGCGTTCTAGTACCCTATCTCGTAGCTGGAATAGACTTTATGGCTCTATGATATTTGATAAAGGCCCATTAGCTCTAAGTACAAAAGTATGGTGGCGTATACCTGAGAGTGAAAAAAGTAGCCCAACAGATGCGACTGGCGATGATAATCCTGATATTACGCATTATATGGGTAACTTTGAATTAACAGGCTTGTATGGTGTGGGTGAGCAACGCTATAGCTTTATGTTTCGTAATAACTTAGAGAAGCACAACCGTGCTGCTCTAGAGTTAACTTGGAGTTATCCAATTCATCGTAATTTACGTGCGTATGTTCAGTATTTTAATGGTTATGGTGAAAGTTTAATTGATTATAACGTTCATACTCAAAGAATTGGTGTGGGTATCGCATTAAATGATTTGCTGTAA
- a CDS encoding envelope stress response protein PspG, producing MYAVIFLFSFFAALWGIGLSKFNVVIALAVALAVVFLISMLGTVFKILPVLVVVCAGVWLYRRYGRA from the coding sequence ATGTACGCAGTTATTTTTCTTTTCTCATTCTTTGCTGCCTTGTGGGGAATCGGATTAAGTAAGTTCAACGTAGTGATTGCTTTAGCTGTAGCATTAGCAGTCGTATTTTTAATCAGTATGTTAGGTACGGTATTTAAAATTTTACCGGTTCTAGTCGTAGTGTGTGCTGGTGTTTGGTTATACCGCCGCTATGGTCGGGCATAA
- a CDS encoding assimilatory sulfite reductase (NADPH) flavoprotein subunit produces MNKEVVTMSSANTTPKELAGLTSPLNDVQLNQLQQAVSQLSPTQLAWASGYFWGLSQSSEVTVAPNAQITAVPAGKLTIIFASQTGNAKGVAEALEAQASAAGIPVSLVDASDYKGKDLAKETHVIFVASTNGEGEPPDNALTLHEFLQSKKAPKLPNLQYGVIGLGDSSYEFFCQTGKDFDAFLEKQGASRFIDRVDCDVDYDEAAKVWSEQAVAKVKEALASAAAPVVSSSIGQAVSHAQYTKLNPYQASLLTNQKITGRDSGKDVRHIEIDLAESGITYQPGDALGVWYENSSELANEILGAVGLSGVESVDVDGESLSIHSALVAKYEITAANPQFINKLAEFAESDDLNHLIVDKNELREYSAKTQIVDVLKQYPVKLTAEQLVASLRRLTPRLYSIASSQSEVEDEVHLTIGVVEYDFDGHLRQGGASSYLTRRLEEGDSVNVFIEHNNNFKLPEDDSVPVIMIGPGTGIAPFRSFIQERDNRDATGKNWLFFGDRTFTQDFLYQVEWQKYLKDGVLTRLDVAFSRDQNEKVYVQQRILEQAEDVWQWLQDGAYLYVCGDANRMAKDVNDALVTVAKQAGGLSQEQAEEFINDLRKAKRYQRDVY; encoded by the coding sequence ATGAATAAGGAAGTCGTGACAATGTCTTCAGCAAACACCACACCAAAAGAATTAGCTGGTTTAACGAGCCCTCTAAATGATGTGCAACTGAATCAGTTGCAACAGGCCGTTTCTCAACTTTCGCCAACACAATTAGCATGGGCGAGCGGTTACTTTTGGGGGTTGAGTCAGTCGTCAGAGGTGACGGTGGCTCCTAACGCTCAAATTACTGCAGTACCAGCTGGAAAACTCACAATAATTTTTGCTTCTCAGACAGGCAACGCTAAAGGCGTTGCTGAAGCGCTAGAAGCTCAAGCAAGTGCCGCAGGTATCCCAGTATCCCTAGTTGATGCTAGTGATTACAAAGGCAAGGACTTAGCTAAAGAAACGCACGTTATTTTTGTTGCCTCGACCAATGGTGAAGGCGAGCCGCCAGATAACGCATTAACACTACATGAGTTCCTACAATCGAAAAAAGCACCGAAGTTGCCTAATTTACAATATGGTGTGATTGGCTTAGGGGATTCAAGTTACGAATTTTTCTGCCAAACCGGTAAAGACTTTGATGCTTTCCTTGAAAAGCAAGGGGCTTCTCGTTTTATTGATCGTGTTGATTGTGATGTCGATTATGACGAAGCGGCGAAGGTTTGGAGTGAACAAGCGGTTGCTAAGGTAAAAGAAGCATTAGCTAGCGCAGCAGCACCCGTAGTGTCTAGCTCTATTGGTCAAGCGGTATCTCATGCTCAGTACACTAAGCTGAATCCATATCAAGCAAGCCTACTGACTAACCAAAAAATTACGGGGCGAGATTCCGGTAAAGATGTCCGTCATATCGAAATTGATTTGGCTGAATCTGGTATTACTTATCAACCTGGTGATGCACTTGGTGTCTGGTATGAAAACTCATCAGAATTAGCTAACGAAATTCTCGGTGCTGTTGGTCTATCAGGTGTTGAGAGTGTTGATGTGGATGGAGAAAGCCTATCTATTCACAGTGCTCTTGTCGCTAAGTATGAAATCACTGCTGCAAACCCTCAGTTTATTAATAAGTTAGCTGAATTTGCCGAGAGCGATGATTTAAACCATTTGATCGTAGATAAAAATGAGCTTCGTGAATATTCTGCGAAAACTCAAATTGTCGATGTTCTTAAACAATACCCAGTTAAATTAACCGCTGAACAGTTGGTGGCATCTCTTCGTCGTTTAACACCTCGTTTATATTCTATCGCTTCTAGTCAAAGTGAAGTAGAAGACGAAGTTCATCTTACTATTGGTGTTGTTGAGTACGATTTTGATGGGCATTTACGTCAAGGTGGTGCTTCTAGTTACTTAACTCGTCGGTTAGAAGAAGGCGACAGCGTTAATGTCTTTATCGAGCACAATAACAACTTTAAATTGCCAGAGGATGATAGTGTGCCGGTGATAATGATTGGCCCTGGTACTGGCATTGCACCATTCCGCAGTTTCATTCAAGAACGTGATAATCGTGATGCCACCGGTAAAAACTGGCTGTTTTTTGGCGATCGTACTTTTACACAAGATTTCTTGTATCAAGTGGAATGGCAGAAATACTTAAAAGATGGTGTCTTAACTCGTTTAGATGTGGCTTTCAGTCGTGATCAAAACGAAAAAGTTTACGTTCAGCAACGTATCTTAGAGCAAGCGGAAGATGTGTGGCAGTGGCTACAAGATGGCGCTTATCTTTATGTTTGCGGAGATGCAAACCGTATGGCTAAAGACGTGAATGATGCGCTGGTTACAGTAGCAAAACAAGCTGGTGGTTTAAGCCAAGAACAAGCAGAAGAATTCATTAATGATCTGCGCAAAGCAAAACGTTATCAAAGGGACGTGTACTAA
- a CDS encoding TIGR04219 family outer membrane beta-barrel protein translates to MNKLSIGCCCVLISAFSEASFGADSFYRGQVGTDIWFGATKASGERGQPSNVPSLIISLEHSFPVLPNISFRYTNLVEDDAEFDKFTYTLYYHIFNQDLYTFDVGASFSRFMSGKYTAKDQQEYSFNDATVNLYTYGAVAIPFSPIDVFARIDFGDYGSSDVGNQDYALGIQWKVPINIGTLALNSGYRNSHIDIDELDIPDSVDDPKHIHISGWFIGAIINF, encoded by the coding sequence ATGAACAAATTGAGTATTGGGTGCTGTTGTGTATTGATCAGTGCTTTTTCTGAGGCAAGCTTTGGTGCCGACTCTTTTTATAGAGGACAGGTTGGCACGGATATTTGGTTTGGTGCAACCAAAGCATCAGGAGAAAGAGGCCAACCATCAAATGTTCCCTCACTGATCATCTCGTTAGAGCATTCCTTTCCCGTCCTCCCTAATATTTCTTTTCGCTACACGAATCTGGTTGAAGATGATGCTGAATTCGACAAGTTTACCTACACCTTGTACTACCATATCTTCAATCAAGATTTATATACTTTTGATGTTGGAGCCAGTTTTTCCCGTTTTATGAGTGGAAAATACACCGCTAAGGATCAGCAGGAATATTCATTTAACGATGCGACCGTCAATTTGTATACCTATGGCGCGGTAGCTATTCCGTTTAGCCCCATTGATGTCTTCGCCCGTATTGATTTTGGCGATTATGGGAGCAGTGATGTGGGGAACCAAGATTATGCGTTGGGAATTCAATGGAAGGTACCTATTAATATCGGCACCTTGGCTTTGAATTCAGGTTATCGTAACAGTCATATAGATATCGATGAGTTAGATATTCCTGATTCGGTGGATGATCCCAAACATATTCATATTTCAGGATGGTTTATTGGCGCCATTATCAATTTTTAA
- a CDS encoding phosphoadenylyl-sulfate reductase encodes MPDNSFSVPELSELLTLSKAEQTLRLTEINRYLETLNASERVVWALDNLPGAHALTSSFGIQAAVMLHLVSNEKQDTPVILTDTGYLFAETYRFIDELTEKLKLNLHIYRAEYSPAWQEARYGKLWEQGIEGIEKYNRINKVEPMHRALDELQVGTWFSGLRHEQSQSRATLPVLAIQNGVFKFLPIVDWTNKDVHYYLKEHGLSYHPLWDQGYLSVGDTHTTRKWEPGMSEEETRFFGLKRECGLHEDDGEQHGSGI; translated from the coding sequence ATGCCTGATAACAGCTTCTCTGTCCCAGAGTTGTCTGAACTATTGACTTTATCTAAGGCGGAGCAAACGCTCCGCCTTACTGAAATCAATCGATACCTGGAGACATTAAATGCATCCGAACGTGTTGTTTGGGCACTAGATAATTTACCCGGAGCACATGCTCTTACCTCTAGTTTTGGTATTCAAGCTGCTGTGATGCTTCATTTAGTATCTAATGAGAAACAAGATACGCCAGTTATTTTAACGGATACGGGCTATCTCTTCGCTGAAACTTATCGTTTTATTGATGAGTTAACGGAGAAATTAAAACTAAACCTACATATATATAGAGCAGAGTATTCTCCAGCATGGCAGGAAGCTCGTTACGGCAAATTGTGGGAGCAGGGAATTGAAGGAATAGAAAAATATAATCGTATCAATAAAGTTGAACCTATGCATCGAGCATTAGATGAACTTCAAGTTGGTACGTGGTTTTCTGGTCTTCGTCACGAGCAATCGCAGTCACGAGCAACACTTCCCGTACTGGCCATTCAAAATGGTGTGTTTAAATTCTTGCCAATTGTAGATTGGACGAATAAAGATGTTCACTACTATCTAAAGGAACATGGTCTTAGCTATCATCCTCTATGGGATCAAGGATACCTATCTGTTGGTGATACACACACAACGCGTAAATGGGAGCCAGGAATGTCCGAAGAGGAAACTCGCTTCTTTGGTTTGAAACGTGAATGTGGATTACATGAAGATGATGGTGAGCAACATGGTTCGGGGATTTAA
- a CDS encoding cation:proton antiporter has translation MSVYYTLCFLSAAAMLIAFFNSKIGKMQTTIAITAGSMLLSLLILVAGQNNWFNLTQIARQTMTSINFEDFLLKGILGFLLFAGGLGIKLPNLKDQKWEIAVLALGATLFSTFFIGFGLYWLCHLVGINLQLVYCMLFGALISPTDPIAVLAIVKKLNAPKRISTQIEGESLFNDGFGLVIFVTIFTIAFGSQAPTIGSVAGLFIHEAIGGIIYGFVLGLIFHYLISATNDHSMELLLTIGVPTAGFVFADIIHVSGPLAMVVSGIMIGNWTRFIGFSKESEEHLDHFWELVDEFLNGVLFLLIGMSMLLFKFHEEDWIVMAIAIPLVLLGRYTSVAVPYIGFKRYRTYNPWSIRILTWGGLRGGLALAMALSIPSGIMVIPDKLIDVKELILVMTYAVVVFSILIQGSTITPMIEKAKMEEKNMASNTEEETPENAR, from the coding sequence ATGTCAGTCTATTACACACTTTGTTTTCTCTCTGCCGCTGCAATGTTGATTGCTTTTTTCAATAGCAAGATCGGAAAAATGCAAACAACAATTGCCATCACGGCGGGTTCAATGCTGCTTTCCTTACTCATTCTAGTTGCTGGTCAAAATAATTGGTTTAACCTCACCCAAATCGCCAGACAAACTATGACTAGTATTAACTTCGAGGATTTTTTACTTAAAGGAATATTGGGTTTTCTTTTATTTGCTGGTGGATTAGGAATCAAACTCCCTAATCTCAAGGATCAAAAATGGGAAATTGCCGTTTTAGCACTCGGAGCCACTCTTTTTTCAACCTTTTTTATTGGCTTTGGACTTTACTGGCTTTGTCATCTCGTAGGGATAAACCTGCAATTGGTTTATTGTATGTTATTCGGGGCACTTATCTCACCAACAGACCCGATAGCTGTTCTAGCCATTGTGAAAAAACTTAACGCCCCAAAAAGGATCTCTACTCAAATTGAAGGGGAATCACTATTTAATGATGGGTTTGGCTTGGTTATTTTTGTGACTATTTTCACTATTGCTTTTGGATCACAAGCTCCTACTATCGGAAGTGTGGCAGGACTATTCATTCATGAAGCGATAGGCGGCATTATCTATGGTTTTGTATTGGGTTTAATTTTTCACTACCTAATCAGTGCCACTAACGACCACTCAATGGAGCTGCTTTTAACCATCGGCGTTCCGACTGCAGGTTTCGTATTTGCCGATATCATCCATGTATCCGGACCATTAGCAATGGTCGTGTCAGGCATCATGATTGGTAATTGGACGAGATTTATCGGTTTCTCTAAAGAGAGTGAAGAACACCTAGATCACTTTTGGGAATTGGTGGATGAATTTCTAAATGGTGTGCTATTTTTGTTAATCGGTATGTCAATGTTGCTATTCAAATTTCATGAAGAAGATTGGATAGTAATGGCAATTGCTATTCCATTAGTTCTTTTGGGTCGCTATACCAGTGTTGCGGTTCCATACATCGGCTTTAAACGCTATAGAACCTATAACCCATGGTCGATTCGCATTCTAACTTGGGGCGGTTTACGCGGTGGGCTAGCGTTAGCAATGGCACTTTCCATCCCTTCAGGGATCATGGTGATTCCAGACAAACTCATCGACGTGAAAGAATTAATTCTAGTCATGACCTATGCCGTTGTCGTGTTCTCCATTTTAATCCAGGGTTCAACCATTACTCCTATGATTGAAAAGGCAAAAATGGAGGAAAAAAACATGGCCTCGAATACAGAGGAAGAAACTCCAGAGAACGCCCGCTAA
- the dusA gene encoding tRNA dihydrouridine(20/20a) synthase DusA: protein MQRLSVAPMLDWTDRHCRYFHRLLTAQTLLYTEMVTTGAIIHGKADFLAYNQEEHPVALQLGGSNPVDLAHCAKLAEQRGYDEVNLNVGCPSDRVQNGRFGACLMAEADLVAECIAAMKDVVDIPVTVKTRIGIDDLDSYEFLTHFISTVAEKGGCEQFTIHARKAWLSGLSPKENREIPPLDYSRAYQIKQDFSNLTIAVNGGVKTLEEAQEHLHHLDGVMIGREAYQNPYILAEVDQKIFGLDTPVKKRSDVVKEMYPYIENALSNGSYLGHITRHMLGLFQNMPGARQWRRYISENAHKKGAGIEVLEQALAKVPYEELDV, encoded by the coding sequence ATGCAGCGCCTGTCCGTTGCGCCAATGCTCGATTGGACCGATCGCCATTGTCGTTATTTTCATCGCTTACTGACTGCCCAAACCTTACTTTACACAGAGATGGTAACAACTGGCGCCATTATTCACGGTAAAGCCGATTTTCTTGCTTATAATCAAGAGGAGCATCCGGTTGCTTTGCAGTTAGGCGGTTCTAACCCTGTGGATCTTGCCCATTGTGCAAAACTGGCTGAGCAGCGCGGTTATGATGAGGTGAACCTTAATGTTGGGTGCCCTTCAGATCGAGTTCAGAACGGCCGCTTTGGCGCTTGTTTAATGGCCGAAGCTGATTTAGTCGCTGAGTGTATTGCAGCGATGAAGGATGTGGTGGATATCCCTGTTACGGTAAAAACTCGAATTGGTATTGATGATCTCGATTCTTACGAGTTCCTTACTCATTTTATATCGACTGTAGCTGAAAAAGGTGGCTGTGAACAATTCACGATTCATGCTCGTAAAGCATGGCTTAGTGGTTTGAGTCCGAAAGAGAACCGAGAGATTCCACCGTTAGATTACTCACGTGCTTACCAAATCAAACAAGATTTTTCTAATTTGACCATTGCTGTTAACGGTGGTGTCAAAACGCTAGAAGAAGCGCAAGAACATCTACACCATCTTGATGGTGTTATGATTGGGCGAGAAGCATATCAAAATCCTTATATTTTGGCTGAAGTCGATCAAAAAATATTTGGCTTAGATACGCCAGTAAAAAAACGTTCTGATGTGGTGAAAGAAATGTATCCATACATTGAGAATGCTTTATCAAATGGGAGTTACCTAGGCCATATTACTCGTCATATGTTAGGACTATTTCAAAATATGCCGGGCGCTCGTCAATGGCGCCGATATATTAGTGAAAATGCCCATAAAAAAGGGGCGGGAATTGAAGTTCTTGAGCAAGCGCTGGCTAAAGTCCCTTATGAAGAACTTGATGTGTGA
- the zur gene encoding zinc uptake transcriptional repressor Zur → MVKILDNKLIQQIEEICTARGVRLTSQRKRVFELICSSKKASSAYELLEELKISEPQAKPPTVYRALDFLLEQGFIHRVESTNSFISCCSCNAHKHSSHLLICDECGNVTELQNDKLVTLLEENAEKHGFKIHNHVIESHGVCQSCSSN, encoded by the coding sequence ATGGTGAAAATATTGGACAATAAGCTAATCCAGCAGATTGAAGAAATATGTACAGCAAGAGGGGTCAGGCTTACATCACAACGTAAGCGTGTCTTCGAGTTGATTTGTTCGAGTAAAAAAGCATCCAGTGCTTACGAGTTGCTTGAAGAGCTCAAAATAAGTGAGCCACAAGCTAAACCGCCTACAGTTTACCGTGCACTCGATTTTTTGCTGGAACAAGGCTTTATCCATAGAGTAGAGTCAACCAACAGTTTTATTTCATGCTGCTCATGTAACGCCCATAAACATTCATCCCACCTACTTATCTGTGATGAATGTGGTAACGTAACTGAATTGCAGAATGATAAATTAGTGACTCTCCTGGAAGAAAATGCGGAGAAGCACGGCTTTAAGATTCATAACCATGTCATTGAATCTCATGGTGTTTGCCAGTCTTGCTCCTCTAACTAA
- the cysI gene encoding assimilatory sulfite reductase (NADPH) hemoprotein subunit → MSINPETNVQTVLGEVLGPLADNERFKAESNFLRGTIAEDLKDRITGGFTPDNFQLIRFHGMYQQDDRDIRAERTKQKLEPLHNVMLRARMPGGVIKPAQWLAIDKFATEHTMYGSIRLTTRQTFQFHGVLKPNIKMMHRMLHEIGIDSIATAGDVNRNVLCTSNPIESELHQEAYEWATKISEHLLPKTHAYAEIWLDGEKIEGTDEEPILGSTYLPRKFKTTVVIPPQNDVDIHANDLNFIAIAENGKLVGFNVLVGGGLAMTHGDTSTYPRRADEFGYISLKDTLTIAEAVVTTQRDWGNRSNRKNAKTKYTLDRVGIDVFKAEVERRAGVKFEAIRPYEFTGRGDRIGWTKGIDGKNHLALFIENGRLLDYPNRPLKSGVAEIAKIHQGDFRMTANQNLIIAGVPDDQKAIIDQMARKHGLIDDGVSEQRKNSMACVSFPTCPLAMAEAERFLPEFVTQVEEILEKHGLPKEDNIILRVTGCPNGCGRAMLAEIGLVGKAPGRYNLHLGGNRAGTRVPKMYKENITVEQILIDIDELVARWAKERLDGECFGDFTIRAGIVPEVKVSKRDFHA, encoded by the coding sequence ATGAGCATTAATCCAGAAACAAATGTACAAACAGTCTTAGGCGAAGTGCTTGGTCCACTTGCGGATAACGAGCGCTTTAAAGCTGAGAGTAATTTTTTACGTGGGACGATTGCAGAAGATCTGAAAGATCGTATCACAGGTGGTTTTACACCGGATAACTTTCAACTCATCCGCTTCCATGGGATGTATCAGCAGGATGACCGTGATATTCGCGCAGAGCGTACTAAGCAAAAATTAGAACCACTACATAATGTGATGCTTCGTGCTCGTATGCCTGGTGGGGTAATCAAGCCTGCTCAGTGGCTAGCGATCGATAAATTTGCGACTGAACATACCATGTACGGCAGTATTCGATTGACTACTCGTCAAACATTTCAGTTTCATGGTGTATTAAAGCCGAATATCAAAATGATGCATCGTATGCTTCATGAAATTGGTATTGATTCCATTGCAACTGCGGGTGATGTAAACCGTAACGTGTTGTGTACTTCAAACCCTATCGAATCTGAGTTACATCAAGAAGCTTATGAATGGGCAACAAAGATCAGTGAGCATTTACTGCCTAAAACACATGCTTATGCAGAGATTTGGTTAGACGGTGAAAAGATCGAAGGTACAGATGAGGAACCTATTTTAGGTAGTACTTATTTACCTCGTAAATTTAAAACCACGGTAGTGATTCCACCACAAAATGATGTGGATATTCACGCGAATGATTTGAACTTTATTGCTATTGCTGAAAATGGCAAATTGGTCGGATTCAATGTCTTAGTCGGTGGTGGCTTGGCTATGACGCATGGTGATACCTCTACTTATCCTCGCCGTGCCGATGAGTTTGGTTATATCTCACTAAAAGATACATTGACGATTGCTGAAGCTGTGGTAACAACGCAGCGTGATTGGGGTAACCGCTCAAATCGTAAGAATGCAAAAACGAAATACACGTTAGACCGTGTTGGTATTGATGTATTCAAAGCAGAAGTAGAACGCCGTGCTGGAGTGAAATTTGAAGCTATTCGACCATATGAATTTACTGGTCGTGGTGATCGTATTGGTTGGACAAAAGGCATTGACGGAAAAAACCATTTAGCACTGTTTATCGAAAATGGCCGTTTGCTTGATTATCCAAATCGTCCGCTAAAATCAGGTGTTGCTGAGATTGCCAAAATTCACCAAGGTGATTTCCGTATGACAGCAAACCAAAACCTGATCATTGCTGGCGTACCAGACGATCAAAAGGCAATTATTGATCAAATGGCTCGTAAGCATGGTTTGATTGATGATGGCGTGAGTGAACAACGTAAAAACTCAATGGCGTGTGTTTCGTTTCCTACCTGTCCATTAGCGATGGCAGAAGCAGAACGTTTTCTCCCTGAGTTTGTGACTCAAGTTGAAGAGATTCTGGAAAAACACGGCTTACCAAAAGAAGACAACATCATCTTACGTGTCACAGGCTGTCCAAACGGATGTGGTCGTGCGATGTTGGCCGAAATTGGTTTAGTTGGTAAAGCACCGGGTCGCTATAACCTTCACTTAGGCGGTAACCGCGCGGGTACTCGAGTACCTAAAATGTATAAAGAGAACATTACCGTAGAGCAAATCTTGATAGATATTGATGAGCTGGTGGCTCGCTGGGCGAAAGAACGTCTTGATGGTGAGTGTTTCGGTGATTTTACTATTCGCGCCGGTATTGTTCCTGAAGTCAAAGTATCTAAGAGGGATTTTCATGCCTGA